In the genome of Macrobrachium nipponense isolate FS-2020 chromosome 42, ASM1510439v2, whole genome shotgun sequence, one region contains:
- the LOC135213265 gene encoding uncharacterized protein LOC135213265, translating into METELHKVKAGELRVGVASTTSELSNSLAKLPKLPSFDESKDCIDSYLQRFASNARWDSSSWAINLSALLQGKALEVYSRLPVSEALDYNGLKQALLKRFQLTEEGFHSKFRSCKPDQGESPSQFLARLDNYVEKWLNLSGGTRSYEGLKDLFLREQFMNSCSKPLSMFLKERHPKNVDEMSNLADQFIEAHGYSSFTKDSQAFQKLSLIGNSSRGASHNGQLQMQYTDPLQRRPFLQSQLDQCKSNSVNTNGGSLLQQHKKTGQRNKVYQDVSMQEQSQIGSACLVTSILMDCCVTDGQVRLACGHVLPVIGGACKIGTVRTVEEASIDIDTPFYTGKVNALCMKEPVYDLIIGNLEGARNHLDPDEQWCKRKNQKEGSEVLQSVVTRGQAIKNKQGMKALNVAGGVDVEVSVNKMKELQAEDKTLGVYRNYAISGKRKVMGDGIVTWFTVEKGLLYRLFQSPKVSNNKLFKQLIVPESLRQKVMSIAHDSILGGHLGAKKTLDHYSTRYPEAVPLKGIETEQVAEALVQIFSRVGIPKEILSDMGTQFTSNLMKEVGRLLSVKQLVTTPYHPACNGLVERFNGTLKTMLRKMSSERPKDWDRYLPALLFAYRGVPQESTGFSPFELLYGRTVRGPMTVLKELWTKEETMPDVKSTYQYVIDLKERLSRTCELAQKDSRNLVQDTRNITTEKQRLRLLRWVIMF; encoded by the exons ATGGAAACAGAATTGCATAAAGTGAAAGCAGGAGAGTTGAGAGTTGGGGTTGCGAGTACTACAAGTGAGCTTTCTAATTCCCTGGCTAAGCTTCCTAAGCTACCTTCATTTGATGAATCTAAAGACTGTATAGATTCTTATTTGCAGAGGTTTGCATCCAATGCTAGATGGGATTCATCTTCGTGGGCTATTAATCTTAGTGCTCTTCTTCAAGGTAAGGCTCTGGAGGTTTATTCTCGCCTACCGGTTTCAGAGGCTTTGGATTATAATGGTTTGAAGCAGGCTTTGTTGAAGCGTTTCCAGCTTACTGAGGAGGGTTTTCATTCGAAATTTCGTTCCTGTAAGCCAGACCAAGGTGAGAGTCCCtcgcaatttcttgctagattggaTAATTATGTGGAAAAATGGTTGAATTTGTCTGGAGGTACGCGAAGTTATGAAGGTCTCAAGGATTTGTTTTTGAGGGAGCAGTTCATGAACAGTTGTAGTAAACCTCTGTCTATGTTTCTCAAAGAACGACATCCCAAGAATGTGGATGAAATGTCTAATCTTGCTGATCAGTTTATTGAAGCTCATGGTTACTCTTCTTTTACTAAAGACTCGCAGGCTTTTCAGAAACTCTCTCTAATTGGAAACAGTTCCAGAGGTGCCAGCCACAATGGGCAATTGCAAATGCAGTATACAGACCCTTTGCAGAGAAGAC CATTTTTACAGAGTCAGCTGGATCAGTGTAAGTCAAATTCTGTAAATACTAATGGTGGTAGTCTTTTGCAGCAGCATAAGAAAACAGGTCAGAGAAACAAAGTGTACCAGGATGTATCCATGCAAGAGCAATCTCAGATTGGGTCAGCATGTTTAGTGACGAGCATTTTGATGGACTGTTGTGTGACTGATGGTCAGGTGAGATTGGCATGTGGACATGTTCTACCAGTAATAGGAGGAGCATGCAAG ATTGGTACAGTGCGTACAGTAGAAGAGGCCTCAATTGATATTGACACACCTTTCTATACAGGGAAAGTAAATGCTCTTTGTATGAAAGAACCTGTGTATGATTTAATTATAGGAAACCTGGAAGGTGCCAGAAATCATTTGGATCCGGATGAACAATGGTGTaagagaaaaaaccaaaaggaaGGTAGTGAGGTTCTTCAATCTGTTGTAACCAGAGGCCAGGCTATAAAAAACAAGCAAGGTATGAAAGCATTGAATGTTGCAGGAGGGGTGGATGTAGAGGTTTCAGTTAACAAAATGAAGGAACTTCAGGCAGAAGATAAAACACTAGGAGTGTACCGAAATTATGCAATCTCTGGTAAGAGGAAAGTAATGGGAGATGGTATTGTAACCTGGTTTACTGTAGAGAAAGGCTTGCTATATCGACTATTCCAGTCACCTAAGGTAAGCAATAACAAATTGTTCAAACAACTTATTGTTCCAGAATCTTTAAGGCAAAAGGTGATGAGCATTGCTCATGACAGTATTTTAGGAGGGCACCTCGGTGCTAAGAAAACCTTAGATC ATTACAgtaccagatatcctgaagcaGTTCCACTGAAAGGCATTGAGACAGAGCAAGTGGCAGAGGCGTTGGTACAAATTTTCAGTAGAGTTGGGATCCCAAAGGAAATATTGTCAGACATGGGTACGCAATTCACGTCAAATCTCATGAAGGAGGTAGGTAGACTTTTGTCTGTTAAGCAGTTAGTAACAACACCCTATCATCCTGCATGTAATGGTTTGGTTGAAAGATTTAATGGAaccttaaaaacaatgttgagaaAAATGAGTTCTGAAAGACCAAAAGACTGGGACAGGTACTTGCCAGCATTGCTATTTGCTTATAGAGGAGTCCCACAAGAAAGTACTGGATTTTCACCCTTTGAACTTTTATATGGTAGAACAGTCAGAGGACCCATGACTGTGCTGAAAGAGTTATGGACGAAGGAAGAAACTATGCCTGATGTGAAAAGTACTTACCAGTATGTGATAGACCTGAAGGAACGACTGTCAAGAACCTGTGAACTAGCACAGAAGGACTCAAGAAATCTAGTGCAAGATACAAGAAATATTACGACAGAAAAACAAAGACTAAGACTTTTAAGGTGGGTGATTATGTTTTAA